The Ovis aries strain OAR_USU_Benz2616 breed Rambouillet chromosome 2, ARS-UI_Ramb_v3.0, whole genome shotgun sequence nucleotide sequence CAGCCAAGTACCTAGTTGCCTCTGCATCCTGATTGAGCTAGGAAAAAATCGCGCAATGAGTCTATTCAAGGCCTGTGACAAGATGTCCAGGGTGTGAGAAAGGGCAACAGAGAAGACTGCAACCAAGGGCACTTAGATCTCTCTGCATGCTGTCCCTCTCCACACCAGGTGGGAGGCCTGAGGAGGGGCTCTGGGCCCACCAGCTGTTGGCTGTGAGCACAGAGCAACCCCAACCTAGGCAGAGTCAGCCTCAGGTGCTTTGAGAGGGCCAGAGCGAGGCCGTAGCTGGAAGGTGGGAAGACACGCTCTTCCCTCAACGTGGAGACAGACTTTCCACTGTGGTCCTGAAGCTTCACAGGAGCTCTCTAGGTTGCTGAGCAAAATGTCTCCAGTTTAGGTTGGCCTATTTTTACATGCTGTATACATTTATACAaatggtttctgttttcttttgaactGAGTTTCTCTTACTCACCACTATGTTTGTGCATTTATTGTGCTTCTTACATCTTGTTATTAACAACCCTATTAGAAGCATAGACaacaattaatttatttatgcCATTTTCAGGGATTTTATGTCATTTGGTGTTTAGTACTGTTATTAATAGTGCTggtataaatattcttttctcatatcCTGATGCATATccacttgatttttttcccagggTGATTGCTGGAGTTACTAGATCATAGGCTATGCATATTTCAACTATggtacaaaatgtttttaaagtacaaatttaTATACCAAATAGCAGTTGCTCTATATGAACATCACCTTTGACATTTTCAATCCTTTAAAATTTCTATATGCAGACAATATACATTAAGTTAAAAATTTGAGAATCCAACCAATTACATTTAGATATAGCATTTGTAAAGTCAGCCAGAGtaaaaaccaaaattattttgttatgtgtttgtgtatgaaaatggaaggaaaaccCAGTCCATTAAAAACTAGAAATGTAATGAAAAAACTGTTTCATTCATTCTTGCAAGAACAGTAAATAATAAACATGTTGggaaaaaacctgaaaaagaatatgaagaatatATAATCAAGCCAGTAGTAAAGTTATTGAGACAATCTTTAAAATAGTCCAATAAATTGGCAGCATTTGCTTCTTCTGTTTATGAAGTGGTTAAGAAACATTTGCTAAATACTTGCTCACTAAATGACAGTGTGAGTCTCAGTAGGAGGTGACCTTGGCAGTCTCCTATTGTAGACTCTGTATTCCCTTCTCACGGATGCTGACCACCTCATCACATGTTCACATGTCTTTCGCTCACTCAGAAGAATTAGTTGGGAAAGTTGCTTAATTCTTATTGATGATCAAGatgaaaaaaaagacaatctcaaTGTAACAGAGAAACCTTCGATTCTTCATTAGTTTCTGGTCATCTAATCTGAatcaaatttcaattatacaCTTGTCCTTAGAGGCCAAAAGGGAAGGTAATTGGGTCTGTCAATCCTACATTCAAAAGGATTAaagtctagggcttccctggtgggccagtggttaagaacccacctgccagtgcaggggacctgggtcccAGCCCCGCTCAGGGAGGATGACATGTGCTGAGAGGCCCCTgcgcctgtgccccacaactactgagctgggccctggagtctgtgctctgcagcaggagagagCTCCGCAGGGAGAAGCCTGAGCAGCTCAGCCAGAGAGCAGCCCACGCTTGctccaactggagaaagcccgcctGCTGCCACAAAGAGCCAGTCCAGTCACaaactattattaaaaattaccTAGTCTACACTTTATGAAGAGCTCCTAATGCCTCTCCCTCCCCCggccccctcccacacacaccctgGTTGTAGCAACTTTttatttagtttcttatttttggttctgagacttgtgggatcttagttctctgaccaggggtggaactcgGGCCTCCTGCCCTGAAAGCATAGAGTCCCAACCACTAGATCTCCGGGGAATTCCCAGGTCTCCTTCGTTTTTTACctaatgttctttttctcttctgggatGTCATTTAGGATGCCCCGTTACCTGTAATCGCCACGTCTTCTTAGCCACCTCTGGCTATGACAGTTTCTCAGTAGTAGACACTTTATGTTATTGTCAATGGTATCATTTGTAAATGTCATTTTCCAACTTTTAATTGCTCATATAAAAAGAAGTGgttgatttttaatattgatcTTGTTTTCCTACTGCTCCCTCCAGCTTGAGCTGTGTTGGTCACCACGGAGCGACAACCCCATGTGGCCAGCTGAGCACTTGACTAGTCCAGCCTGAGCTGTACTATGACTAACAGCGTGTACTCTATTTTGAAGGCactatgaaaaagaagaatgtaacTACCTCACTactaatattgtattggtttatgTGGAAATGATAACTTATAGATATAttactaaataaaatatactgttaaaattaacttttttctttttactcttttgaTGTGACCtccagaaaaatttaaattgcacattcatataaaaagaagtggtcttttaatttcctagctgcagtcaccatctgcactgattttggagcccaagcaaagaaagtcttccattgtttccccatctatttaccatgaagtgatagagtttgaacaaactctgggaggtactgaaggacagggaagcctggcattctgcattccatggggtcgcaaaaagtcagacccgACTTAGTAACTGGAAAACATCAAGGTTGATAACGTTATGTGATGTCTTGCTCCTTATGGCTAAGGCCTCCAAAACAATTCAGAACAACTTAGTTTAACAAcattctattttgctttttatatgcattattatttctttttatttaaatatattaatttttaactgaatgataattgctttacaatattgtgttggtttctgccatatagcaacatgactcagccacaggtatacatatctCCCGTCCCTCTGGAacctctcccacccctctaggaccATCACTctattttagagagaaaaaaataggtgTCTTTCTTTAAATCATAAACTGCATGTATTATATTTAAATCATAGATATATCATGTATTCATTGTTCATCAACTTAACATTATTctcttttagaaaggaaaaaataggtATCTGTTTAAAAATCATAAACTGCAAGAATTATTGGTAGGTAATAGCAGATTTGAGAATTAAACCTAATTCTTacgaaaaagaaaattcttacaAACAAGGCCCCCTTTCCACAAATCtcataatgtgaaaaaaaaagaaaaagaaaaatcttttcagaATGAAGGAATCGTATAATAATCTAGTTCAAATATTTGGCTTATATTTTTCTTCAGCAATTCattgaaactttaaaatacattAGAAATTCTCAGGTTCTATATCTTTTTTCCCCAtggtatatataaattaaaatagcaaggagttaaagaaaaagagttttagaggcaaagaataatttaaatgacacgagaaaagtgaaagggagacCTGAAAGTGGGAAATTCCTCTCAAATAGAAAGAATGGAGGGCCACCCTCTATAAGTAGCCCACACTCAAGGAGGAAGGACATTCACTCTGCAAACTCTTGGAGACTCAGCTTCAGGACCTTCTAGCAGAACGGGCAGCCCTGGGTCTGATTTCACCATGACCTACCGGTGCCTCCTCCAGATGGTTCTCCTGCTGTGTCTCTCCACCACAGCTCTTTGCAGGAGCTACAGCTTGCTTCGATTCCAACAAGGACGGAGCCTTGCGGTGTGCCAGAACCTCCTGTGGCAGTTACCTTCAACTCCTCAACATTGCCTCGAGTTCAGGATGGACTTCCAGATGCCTGAGGAGATGAAGCAAGCACAGCAGTTCCGGAAGGAAGATGCCGTATTGGTCATGTATGAGATGCTCCAGCACATCTTCAATATTCTCAccagagacttctccagcactggCTGGTCTGACACCATCATTGAGCACCTCCGTGAGGAACTCTATGGGCAGATGAATCGTCTGGAGCCAATCCAGAAGGAAATAATGCAGAAGCAAACCTCCACTATGGGAGACACGACCGATCTTCATCTGAGGAAATATTACTTCAACCTCGGGCAGTACCTCAAGTCCAAGGAGCACAACAGGTGTGCCTGGACAGTCGTGCAAGTGCAATTGCTCAGGAacttttctttcctgaagagcCTAACAGGTTACCTCCGGGACTGAACATCTCCCACCTGTGGCTCTGGGAAGGGACAATGTGACTTTGAGGTGAGACTCTTCAGCAGCAGAGGCTCTTGAAGTAAATGATGATGCAAGGCACTGATTTCAATGGACAGTTAAAGACTAAGctgtttttaaattgatttatgcactatttatttatttaaacttttatatgagaaataaattatttatgaaacaaaagtCAATGTTGCAGTTTCAATGTCAATTTGATATTTGTGACAACACATATTAAAAATTGCAGAGCACTTTGGAGACATTCATTGCCAAACAAGCCTGCAGAGTAGTAGAGTTTCTGGCCCCTGCCTTTGAGGAATTAAAAATACAAGGAAGCCCTGTGGAATGTCCGAGTTATATGCATGCTCTCCATGTATCCACACAGTCTAGCTGTGCTTGTCTTGTTCACTTCTTTAAATGTACCAAAGTGCTCAGGCCAGAGGGCCCGTCTATATGATGTGGgggttttttcctctctttttttttttcaattggggTATGATGTACACCACCTTACATTTGAGAGTCTTACAAGGTAAGACTTCTTTAAACCAATAAAATTTGGGCAAATTCCAATTAATTTAT carries:
- the LOC114112883 gene encoding interferon beta-2; the encoded protein is MTYRCLLQMVLLLCLSTTALCRSYSLLRFQQGRSLAVCQNLLWQLPSTPQHCLEFRMDFQMPEEMKQAQQFRKEDAVLVMYEMLQHIFNILTRDFSSTGWSDTIIEHLREELYGQMNRLEPIQKEIMQKQTSTMGDTTDLHLRKYYFNLGQYLKSKEHNRCAWTVVQVQLLRNFSFLKSLTGYLRD